The following is a genomic window from Aquila chrysaetos chrysaetos chromosome 2, bAquChr1.4, whole genome shotgun sequence.
GGAACAAGGAGTCACTCAGTCCTGGTTTCGTCTCCCAGGCTGTGAATGCTCCCTGCTTTAAAGAGCAGAAGTGCAGTGCAGGTGGCTCTGAGTAAGTGAATACTAGGAACTCCTTATATTTCAATCCTCACTCTGAATTAATTCTGCAACTCTGAGCAGGCAAGCCAGAGGAACACCAAAGTGGAAACAATCTCAAGATCAATATCCTTGTGCTACTGCAGACAGACATTTCAAAAACTTTGCAAGTACTGCCTTAAAACTTGACCAGGCTATGATGGCCATTCCAGAACTTCACTTCTGTGGGAGAGATGAGAAATGCTGAGTTCTTCGAAGTACTTAATTTCAGAAGACATCTTAGACCTTAGATgttcaaacaagaaaagcaagagtAGGAGTTTTTTAGGCATAGAAGTTTTACCAAAGTGGCAAGCATTCCCAGTGGTCCCAAGTAACAAAAAAGATTCTGTAGAATTTTGCCTTTATATCAGAACCTTTCAAGCAAGGCCATTTAAGTAGTTACGTTAGGTGTAACATAGGAAACTTTAGAAAGCCACATCAGAAAAACAAGTGAGggctcaaaaaaaaagttacagttttGATACAAAAGTTACCCTGTAAGAGTCTGATCTGTAATACAAAGGGTGTGGGACTAGAATATTTGTAATTGCATTCTCTGGGAATAATACGATGGATAAggttatggaaaaaatatagaaagcTCTTGCCTGtaaagaaagaataacaaaTTAGACTGCAGTGCCTTCTGTGATGAAACCACCCAGTCTACTCAACGAGATGGAAAAAGATGGAACAAAAGCTGCAGCAACTTATTAGCACAACAGCAAGGCCACACAGTTTAATAGccataacagaaaacaaaagaattgaGATGTGACAACTGCAGATCTGCCGTGCAGTACAGGGCATCAGCTTAAAGTTTAAGAACAAACAGATCATACTGagcaagcagcagaaacaaattaaGAGACTGTTcaaagaaagttttgaaaaatatatgtagCCTTTTGTTAGTAGCACTGTCAGCATGCGGGTCTAGCAGGGGGAGGGAAATGGAACAGTTATGAGACCTAAGTCAGGAATTTGATACAACAATCTTCATCACAACCTCAGGGAGTAGGTGCTGCACCATCTGCCATCTTAACGGAATACTCTATGGCTGAAATGTGCTTCTTTCACAGAGGACAGTGTCGTTTTTCTTACATCAATTAGCAGTGTGAGAGTACTGAACACAGACTATTTCAGCACTAGTTGCTAGGTCTGTTCCACGTTTATCTATGTATTCTCTGACTTCCCAAAACACACAGGGCTTTGCGTATTCGGTAAAAATAGGCTTGCATGGTAGGAATGAAAAGCCATAACAAATACGATCAGTAAGGTCATTTCCACCCAAGGTTCATGGCACTCACAGCTGTGATCTGTTCAGAAAGACCTGCAGCAGTGTTAAGACTAACCCTCTTCATAATTCATGAGATTGCAGGGGgggtatttttcttccaaagatatGAAACACAAGGCTTCACAACAGAAACTAATTCTATGAAAGATCAGCAcgtaaatgctgtattttaaaaaaaaaaaaaaaatcaggaaggtACTagtaagtagaaaaaaagccatcagtAACTACTGAgttatattttcttcatgtaaatTAGAACAGGATTAATTGGAGCCAAAGATGCAATCATATGTAGTTTCACTAATCTAGATAATAAACTGCAAGTTTGGACACATGAGCAGGATATGGGCAGTTCATGTCTATGTGCTACTTCACAATGCTCCTGGCACAGGCTCAGCCTTCACCCCGAGAAGAGTGCGCTCCTTCTGTATGTAAAACAGCTCAGCTGACTCTCAGTAACTGGCTGGATGTCTGAACTCTGCACGTCTTTCctactttctgttttgaaattgaAAGGTAGAAAAAACCATGCAAAGGGTCCAATGTAACAACgaacataaaaaaaagtctcagtaCACTTCGCTAATGCAAttaaaccaattaaaaaaaagtttgaattaACTAATGCCCATACAAAAATGGCACTCATTTGGTTAAACCATTTCTGCTATTGCCAGTATATGAAATAACAGGAATTTATTATTTGAAGAATATTCCATGGGTAGTTTATTCTTGTCCAGAACAGTGATATTCCTGGAGTAATTTGAAAAAGTAATCTAGAGGAGACCTTTGCTTGACAAAAGAACCCACGGTCCAATCCAGTATTTGAGCAATAATATGCCAAAACAGAATGagatttttcacatttgtttaaaattctgtaGTCAAATCAGCTGAATTGGTTTTAAGATTTGCATGAACAAAATCTCCAACAGTTTCTTATCCAAAAGAATCAGCATTTATTAGCATAAGTCTCTGAACTGCATATACTCACTAAATCAGATATTAATCCTAATGGAGtcataaaattaattaactGAGAATCTTCAAGGAAGAACATGCTGAACATTCACATAACATACTACAGAGAAGTATTTTGTATGGGATTTAAGGGGATACAGCAAAGCTAACACCTATCTTTACACAGTCTATGTGTTCACTAAATGGagttttaaatgtattatttgtCTTTcgtttgctgcttttttttttcctttgttctagTAGTGTTCCAGAAAAGTATAAATGCTTAAACCATTTGACACCAGATCTTGTAAAAGCATGTAGTAGCATCAAGGAGGTTTCACTTGCAACTTCTCTTCTGTGTACATAAAGGAGTTTTTCTCCTACTAGAGGTGTATCACCATTTCACTCATtgtcaacaaaaagaaaagtaaagaaaaactgCTGCTAGAAAACCAGCAGACTAACTAAAAATCTGTCTAGTGGTATTAGGCAAGATTACTTCAAGACTAGTATATGGTTGGCAAATGGAAGATACGCAtgttcaagacaaaaaaaaaaaatagtttaagatGCAACTACTTGTGtgctgggaaaagcaaaaaaggcttTTGCCAGCAAAAACCTGATCTGGCTCGAGCAATAGGACCTTAGGTTTCATTTAGGTAGTAAGGGCTCACATGCTTAGGAATGGTTTCTGGTTTCTCTACCTTCCTCAAAAGTCAGTAaggtttaaaattttcagattagaaaataatgaatttgaGACAAACCAGGGAGAACCTCAGGGAAAAGCACATGACTTAAGGCAACCCCATTTGTGTTAGCTACAAAATAAGTGTGGTCTTAGCAGGAGAAGAAATGAGCCAAGTGAATTTGATGAGGTTGATCAGCACCTACCCAAAATCCAActtcaaaaaacagaaaataatgtgatCATACAAGTTATTTCCTTAAGAAGTTTGTGCAACATTATTAAATAAAGACAAACAAGACAACACTTTCATGTTGTGAGACATCTTTTGCCAAAGTATCTTCTATGACCACAGAACTTGTGGAAGTTAGTTTTGTTTCATGCTCACACTGACTGCTGAGAACCTGGTTTGGCCAACCAGTTCTTGCATCATTTGATGTAACTGGATGTTCCCAGAAGCTTTCAGGACCGATTTAATTTTGTTGCTCCACTGGCACCTGTtcttaaatatatgtatgtatatagaCCATCATAGGGGTCAATCAATACCTTCTAAAGTACCAGAAAGTTCTCAAGTTCACATAAGAAATATGATTTCCTCAGCTTTAGTCTACAGAGTATTTTTGCCTAAGAGACAGAGTCCTACCTCAGACTGGGCCCAAAGTAACTATCTTTGTCACTGAAATTTCCCTTTGAAAGACTTTGGTAAATATCATTTGTTTGGCTCCTTCTTCGGTTAACACAGAACTGCTGCTGCAAGGGTGGCACAATTCCTAGTCCACTCAGACGGGAGGGCAACGTCTTAAGTCTTGACCTAAATTGGTTCCAAGAAATATTGCAGCCTAAGTTTTAGAGTAGTTTAGGTTTAGTTCAGATGAGTTTAGTTCTAAACTAGCCACAGTTTTTCTAGACACAAGATGCTTGAATCATCAGAGTGAGCCATATCCTCAGGGCTGTAAATTCAGTATTCGTTAGGTAAATGTCAAGATCTAAAGCTGGAATAAAGAACATACCCTGCACCAGAGTCCATAGAGGAAAGAGCTCCTGTAGAGTCCTAGACGGAAGGACAAtgctctgccccagctcctATTTGACAGGTAGGCAGAGAGAATCTGGATACATCCATGTCCATGTTTTACTGAATCTGAGTTTAAACAAGTTTGGTAAGTATTCTATTTCATATTACTCTagtcctaaaaaaaaacaaatatcaTGAGACATGACCTTATCAGCAAGATTTAAACATCAAAATGTATGCATTGTCTTGAGATGAAGTGAAACATTTACTCAGAGCAGGTTACAGGATGCGATCAACttcttactttaaaatatgGCAAGTTAACAGCTTTCATTGTGGCCATTTGTTCAGCACAGTATGATAGCATAAGACCACCTAAGGACTGCAAGATAAATTAAAACTCAAATGTGGAAAGGACTATTGAAAGTTATCTACATTTACAGTTCAatcacacatttttatttaacatcaGTATACAGAGGACAACCCCAGCAAGTTATTTTGTAATGTCAAGTATTTAGTAAAGTTCTTCAGCTGTAACAGTGACAATAGAACAGCTAAAAATAAGCAGTATGAAACAAACATGATCTtcttaaaattataaatataccAACAATACTTCTTAAAGCTTAATTATTGCAACAGTTAAATTAACAATAGTTCATGTTAGAAAGGCTCTATGAAATTTATTCAAGTTGTCAAGAAATTAGATGGAAgtgtaaaaaggaaatacatatgaattttacttttgatTTTCACTAAAGTCAATACAATTTTGTACAGTATCACCTAACATGTCAATCTTTAACAAACTCCAGTATACAGAACtcataaaatgcagaaaaaatattgtttaatcTTTACATGTAAATTGACAGTAAATTAACTGACacaaattttattattgtaacaTAAGCAGgccagcattttaaatattaatttagtaGCTTTATGTTGTTAAAGGGGCAGACATATACAGTCATTCCAAGTACATAATCAAATTTTAAGAGGTGATAATTCAGAACATGGGTTTTCTAAAAAGTGTTTAGTAAAAGTCATGTTATTTCCTAATCCAGACATCCTCATCATAAAGCCTTTACAGGGTTATGATCTCTCCTGGCTTTACTGGAGCCACTAGTCACACCTCCTCACACACGCACACGCGCAAACACACATACCTTGCTATAAATATCACACCAGTGTACTAGGTTTAAATTCACCCTGATAATGCGGGTATGCTATGTGCAACTTTGCTATTATGCACATTACAGAAAGCTTCAAATTTTAGCATGGTAACCTGAAGTCATatagctgtgtttcagttttactATAATCATCCCTGAAGTTTATACAGATACCGTATCACGTTGAAAGAAATCTATTTGATAGTACTTAAATACCAGCAATTGAACTTCAATTGTAATGATGAAATGCTCCTTTCCATTGAGGAAGAATTAGTATGTATAGCTGCTCATCTCACTCAAATATAGTACATGAATGTTTAAGTACTTTCACTAAAACAGAAGTCATACTAAAACATGATACTGTACTACAATTGTAGTTAACTAGAAAATTCAAGGATGTTATAATTTAAGTCTAAGTTTTCCTGTACAATaagtcaaataaataaattccatgTGCACTTGTTTTACAAAATGGTAGCATGTTTATCTTGCTAGGTTATACACTGCCATTTCACCTGTTCTTACTCCTGGCAAATCTTACCTTGAGCTTTCTTACAAAGGAAACAACTAATCAGCAACTTTCACTTAGATAAAATGGAGTCACTGTACAAGATGGTGAATTCAGAATTAACTTCTGAAGTCAAACACAGAAATCACATAGATAATTCCTCTGACCACAAAGTTCAGAGaaaacttgttttgcatatCCAGATACCACTTTGGTTTTTcgggggttttgggggttggttttgtttttatttttaattgcttctgcaGGTCCTGTAATTCAGTTTGAAGTAGCTATAAGGATAGCACATGAAGTTTACCTTGGctcctttaaaattatttttctatgttttcaGATTAATACAACAGCTCTATAATCCCATTTAGGTTTCCCGTCAGGGCCTGGGAAAGACAGGGGGGAGAAGCGACAGCTAATTGTCACGATGTTGAGAAGAAAGTTCATACTCTTGTTAAGGCAACCTATTTTGCTCACCACCCTGAACCTTCTTCCGCAAAAACAGGCTAACaaaaaatgacagtaaaaaaattgaaattaatgaaCCCTGAGCCTCATTCAATTTGTTTCTAATTGAATTTTGCCATTTACTTCACCTCACTCTGACTGAGAGTTAGTAAAACAGTTCTGGAAGTGCAATGCAAGAATGGTATATCCAGTGAGGAAGCTCAAGGTATGATAATGTATACACTGAAGCAGTAATTTGGAAAGTTTATAAACAGTCAGGATACTCTGTAAGTACTGTGCAGCCTATCAACTATCATAAGGATCATGGCTGAAGagacatttctgaattttttttccactaaggGCAGCACCAGCCCaaccagaaaaatgaagagaactTGTCATACACTGTCCAATTATCCAGCACGTTCTTTCAATGGCTATTAAAAATGAGAGGGAAAGGTAGCACTGGTGCAAGAGAAATTACATTAGACACTGCAAGCCTGCTTCAGTTTTCCATCCGATTCTTTCTTTAGGCTGGCAGTGGCATGAATTTAATGAAGGCCTTTTGAGGCAATgatggaagaagcagcaagatTCAGAGGCTCTCACTCTAGAGTTGGCAGACAAAAAAGTGGCGGAGTTTTAAGATCACTTGGGGACCCATAtttcaaaaggaagactagAAATAGCAGCTTTAAATCCCAAAGTAATGGGATAGCCTAGGATAAAACAGCTGGCGAAACAGAAATGAATGGTATATAACCCAGTAAGAAAGACATTACCATGAGTGTTTTATACTTTGacaattttcattaaataaaattattaagtgCTTTCCTATAAACAAAAAGGATGGTCATAATGTCCTTCTGgcacaaatattttcctatcaAAGCCCTGTAAACATGCCACCAAAATTTAGTTTTTACCAGCAGAGTGAGCTCACTAGAAATGCaagtaaaatcagaaaaacaaattaatttgaaaaattttaagtaaatactTCCTAAACAATATGGCATTTACATCACTGTGcaatatattaattttgaaagtgatAACTTCAGCATGAAAATTACTTACCTGCAATTAAAGTTTTCCATATTGGCCAATACATAAATCCTGATTTTTGGTACTGCATACTTTatctctgaaatatttgaaatgtcatATTCCAAATCAAAGTcaatacacaaaaatatttaagttataCCCAGTCTAACAAAACCCACCTCagccactgaaaagaaatttaacagtGTAGTGTTTAGTAGTACACAAAGGAGttttagaacaaaaagaaaacataggtCACAATAGAAATCTGAGGCACTGCTGTATGCGTATAAAGTTAATTCATAAGATGTGAATTGCACTGAGTCACAGAAGTGATAACTGctttagtattttcatttaggacaaacattttaaatagtttagTGTTTTTGGGGTgggtgctcttttttttttttttttttttttttaaattaatgctgTATCTGTAGTTGTTaggcaaaaaatacttttaggGAACACCCTCCTCCCTTCTGCCCAGAAAAGGGTTTACAATTTTTAGTTTTAGATTCAACCTTTAAATATGCATTAAGATGCAGAGCAGACATAGCTCTCTACGCATACCTATGTTGTGACAAATTTGATAACATCTCAAAAGAAACTTATATTATAcaaacagttttaagaaaaattactgaGTTTTACTTAAAAGTTTATAGCAATGAAGATGtggtatataaatatatacagtaCCTCCACTTCAAAAGTCAGATTTATGAACCAAATAGTTAAAATCTAATGAACATCAGATTTTCATTTAGGTTGCCCAACATGGCAATATTCAGGTATTaccagaatatttctttttcttcagataacCTACATGCCCTTTCAgaaattttcacaaaactaATGGTCCTTTTTGCTAGATCAACTCTGGTAATGTTTTCATAGCtgtattactttaaaatgttgctgGCAAACAAAGCTATTGTAGCACAaagtactttttaataaaataatcacCACATTTAGCTTCATTCAAAATTTAGCTTGCTTACAttggacagaagaaaaataaagttttatctGTGTTCAAGTGCATTAACAACAAGAGTTAAAACtagtaatatattttaatgaaggTTCAAATGACAGAACAGGTGCCATCAAAAAGCACGAGCTTGTCAATGATCAAACTGCCTAACAAAACTGACAGTAACATAACACTGAAACTACTTAGAGAAAGCTTGCATGATTTTCCCTAActtaacaaatacataaatcaAGACCTGGCTAAAATTAGAGTTCCTTGATAGTACTGATTCACAATTTCAAGAGCATAAACTACAGTCAGTAAAGGGCTCACAAATCTGTGCATAAAATGGCTGACGTTTTAATAAGAAGTGGTTTTACAGTAATGGCAGGCCACCACAGAAAAGTATAGAGGAATAAAAcgctttggttttaattttttcagagGCTCACATTTCTCACTAGACTTAtaagcagcagcttttcatAAGCTACTCTCATTGGGAGTGCtgtattttttagaaaacattagaAGGATTATAGTTATTTTAGTGATTGACAGGTTTTACTTCAATTTTTACATAAATAGCTTTTACCATATTGTGGTTATGCTTAAGTATAAGAACACTGATCAATAGTTTAGATGcacagtatttatttcttctgctggaaGGCAACTATACTTAATAATTGTATCCAAGACACTTCAAATCATTCAGAAATATGGCATGCAGTATCCAAAAGTATGGctctgaggattttttttatttttttttttttacattaagcataaagaaattttatattcaacattcatttatatttcaagAAAACTACCTATTCAGAGTTCTAGTTCTTTGATGCAGCATTAAGGATTAAAACTTACCACTTTACCAGGCCTTGCCCATGTGCAAATAAATCCCTCCTGACAAGCAGTGACTATACAGTcttcaagaaaaattaacacagtCAGTCTTTCATGTGCTATCTTTTTACAGATAAGAGGCTCTAACAAGGGAACATCTTCCATTCGGGGACAGAGAGGTGTTCCCAAAGTTTTAGCTGGGTCCGTTTTGGTTTTAGTAACTAGGTTCAGTTTGTCACTGCTCTTGCTAGATATATGTCCCATGCTATGATTTCTCTTGTGATCTTTTTCATGGTGTCTTTCCTTCCGATCGTGTAGCGATAAGGTTGCAAATTTACTAACACCAGAAGCAATGGCACCATCCATGACACTGCTTTTACTGCCAGCATTTGAGACTGCAGAGTGTGGAAGGCTGTTTGACCGTGGAAGAGGAGGGGGTACAGAGTTTCCAGGTGTTGTGATACTGTTTCCATTACTTCCTGGGTTAGTTCCACCACTTCCAGCAGGTGGACTTGTGGCGTTCATGACATTTGTATGTGTCCTTGCTCTTGAGAGAGGTTGGTGGGGGAAGAGGATATCTTCTGTAAGATCCCACAAACAGAGCTGCGTGTCCTGGCCTACTGAACCAAATCTATACGTAACGCTTACTGGACGACTGTCTGTAGAGTTCCTTTTGGATAGCCTAGATTGCGTACTATTTGCTCGATCTCTGCCAAAATGAAGGTCTTGGAAATCCTCATCACTTCCACTAAATTCCATCGGGTCACTCTCTTCTACACTAGTGGTATATGGATCAAACGCAACAACACTGACCCATGATTTATGTCCGTGGCCTCTCGCTATTACTCGACAGTCCACGAAAGACCAAACTGTTACCAAGTCATCCTCTCCACCTGTCACTATGTATTTCCCATCAGGACtccaacacacacacagcagtCCTCCAAAGTAGCTTTTCATTGTACCATGCAATTCCACTGAATCAAAGTTAAACACACGAAGAAAACCATCCTGGCTCACACACGCCAAGAACTTCCCATCTGGGGAAAAGGCAAATTCATTCAGGGCACCCTCACCTACTGTCCATTTAAGCAGAGGGTTTCTTGTGGATTTACTCTTGCAAGTGTGAACTGCAAAACTTTCTCCTTGTTTAAGTAGCTGGTAGTGCGGGGCTGTGGTACCACAAGTGTGCTCCACGTTATACAAGTACATATTGCCACTGGAATGAGCTACTAGGAAAAGGCTTTCCGAACCTGGTACCCATTTTACACAGGTTACTCTGGATTTGTCTATTAGTctctgtgaaaaacaaagaagataTACATCAGAAAGTCTGAAAATTGAAGTTTTAATAATTAACTGTAAACCTGAGCTTTCTGGGGAATGGGGAACAATACTTAAGCAAAGTGAACTCAGCGTTCTATAAAGGAGCTATGTTATTGTATCTGCAAAAACTTATAATCTTATCAGGCAGtaaagaggaaattatttttagacaaACTGCTACCAAAGGTTATTATTGTGGTCCAGTCACATTCCACAAAGAACATACTTCAATCAAGCCAATCTGTTGTTATGAATCTAAAGGTAGTGTTCTTaggtttattttttgctgtgtaggttgaagaatatgaaaagaaaacaatcaataaaacacagaatgagctaaagggaaaaaaggcagttaCTCATCTGTACTACATAACAAACAGGTTACAAATCAACAACAGTACATTTAGACTGTGGTTTTATCTGAAACCACAAATAAAATtcatcgggggggggggggggctttagGAGCCTTTACCAGATTTTACTGATTCAGGGAACAAAAGCTACGTACACAGTGATCCTGTTACCATGTGGCTGGAAAGTTAGTAGTTAAATGCACGTGCTTCAGTGAATTCAGAAGGCACCAAATACTCTTCACCTTGGAATCCCCACCCACCCTCCAATTACTTATCATTCATTAGCCAAGGACCTGTCAATACTCTCAGTTACCACCTGATTAAGAAgcttcctttaaagaaaaacattttaatagaatccatcattgcaaaagaaaaaacacacacattaaACAAACACTGCTGATCATAATGTCTTCAATGCTGTAAGAACTGAGAGATAAAGTTTGACTCCTTGAGTTTGCTAGTGTAGTTCTGGTGGACTTCTAAAACTTACCAACTCAGTCACGGCATCACTCAACTGCAACTTGGAGACAAGTAATTCTTTACATGCACATTCAAGATTTGTATTTGGCATAGATTGATTATAGGCTGAAAGAAGAGCTCAGCTACACAAAAGGCAAGAATGCAAATACAAAGAGCCTAACGATACCAGAACAAGTTACAAAagtgttaaaaaacaaagaacaaaaaaaaaaaatccccccccaaaccttGCTATGCTGTTcatcacaaacaaaaaaaaccaaactaatgGATAATTCATTGACTGTTATCAATTCTGGGCCTGCAATTATCACTGGAAAGCAGCATCTGGTCATTTTAGATTATATTTACGTGTATACTTTTGCTGCTGTCAACCTCAGTGTAAGACCAGGAAGCCTCTCTTCTGTAATTTCTCATTGGTTAAATTAGCCATTTTGCACTGGAGAGCTGAGATATAACTTACTCTGGGAACTTCTCCTCAAATGTGgtagctttaaaataacatattctTAGCTTCTGTCgtgatattttaaatagtttgtcATGTGTTCAGTGATACCTATCATTCATGTCTCAGTAATGATGAGATCAGAAACATTAGACAGAAAGTTACCTGGTACATACCAAGAGAATATGGACAGGGAACATCAGCCCAGCCCGTTTGCTATAGGCAATAGTCTTCTCATTACAAAACTACCGCTAATACAGCAACAAAGCGAAATTTCTTGCTCTCCTCTAGTAGAGTAGCTCAACGTGACATACAACCTCTACTCATAAGAGCAGTTGCTCAAATTTTATGCTAGAAATAGCATTTTAAGTCCATAATCTTGTTGGGTTACATGATCTTAAATATTGTACAGAAATCCTGCAAACCTAATCTTTACTCCAAGGAGGCTaggaacaaaacagaagactgCAATCTGCAATGAGAACAGATTAGCTCAAAGAGACAAGATGCAGAGAGACTTTAAGCTGATATGTAGCAAGAGACTACAGCTCATCCCCTTCTCAACCAGCAGAGCTTTAAATTCAGCAGGAACATAAAAACTCTGAAGTCAGGACTTTCTGAAGACTTTCAACTGGGCTCACACACTTCTGCAGCACAACAAAACAAGACTTGAAGTCAGTATGACTGGCAGATTCATTACAAGAATGGACTGAATGCAGTATCAAGTAAATCAGTGGAGTCGCTGGGATAAGGAATTTATGTTCAGTTTGGTGAAAGAATCGTAAGTGAAGGAACTTCAGTCACCAGTCAGGAAGGCAAGCCAAGATTATCTTAGTAGCCATGTTTTGAACAAGCTTGAAGGGACAAAATTATAGGCATAGGCCACAAAGGAGTGAAAAAGCTGAGGCAATCAAGGAATATGCATTAAGGTCTCACAAAGAGCTTTGGCAACACAGGTATATGAAAagtttattaggaaaaaaaatgcagcttaaggctttagtttaaataaaaaaaagaataaaaaaatgatgaaagaaacATAATTGAAATGGCTAGGTGTTGGCTAGCTTGAGAATAACCAACTACCACA
Proteins encoded in this region:
- the WDR20 gene encoding WD repeat-containing protein 20 isoform X8, which produces MLLSKMAAEGGGKEMNEIKTQFTTREGLYKLLSHSEYSRPNRVPFNSQGSNPVRVSFVNVNDQSGNGDRLCFNVGRELYFYIYKGVRKAADLSKPIDKRIYKGTQPTCHDFNHLTATAESVSLLVGFSAGQVQLIDPIKKETSKLFNEERLIDKSRVTCVKWVPGSESLFLVAHSSGNMYLYNVEHTCGTTAPHYQLLKQGESFAVHTCKSKSTRNPLLKWTVGEGALNEFAFSPDGKFLACVSQDGFLRVFNFDSVELHGTMKSYFGGLLCVCWSPDGKYIVTGGEDDLVTVWSFVDCRVIARGHGHKSWVSVVAFDPYTTSVEESDPMEFSGSDEDFQDLHFGRDRANSTQSRLSKRNSTDSRPVSVTYRFGSVGQDTQLCLWDLTEDILFPHQPLSRARTHTNVMNATSPPAGSGGTNPGSNGNSITTPGNSVPPPLPRSNSLPHSAVSNAGSKSSVMDGAIASGVSKFATLSLHDRKERHHEKDHKRNHSMGHISSKSSDKLNLVTKTKTDPAKTLGTPLCPRMEDVPLLEPLICKKIAHERLTVLIFLEDCIVTACQEGFICTWARPGKVD
- the WDR20 gene encoding WD repeat-containing protein 20 isoform X5, encoding MLLSKMAAEGGGKEMNEIKTQFTTREGLYKLLSHSEYSRPNRVPFNSQGSNPVRVSFVNVNDQSGNGDRLCFNVGRELYFYIYKGVRKAADLSKPIDKRIYKGTQPTCHDFNHLTATAESVSLLVGFSAGQVQLIDPIKKETSKLFNEERLIDKSRVTCVKWVPGSESLFLVAHSSGNMYLYNVEHTCGTTAPHYQLLKQGESFAVHTCKSKSTRNPLLKWTVGEGALNEFAFSPDGKFLACVSQDGFLRVFNFDSVELHGTMKSYFGGLLCVCWSPDGKYIVTGGEDDLVTVWSFVDCRVIARGHGHKSWVSVVAFDPYTTSVEESDPMEFSGSDEDFQDLHFGRDRANSTQSRLSKRNSTDSRPVSVTYRFGSVGQDTQLCLWDLTEDILFPHQPLSRARTHTNVMNATSPPAGSGGTNPGSNGNSITTPGNSVPPPLPRSNSLPHSAVSNAGSKSSVMDGAIASGVSKFATLSLHDRKERHHEKDHKRNHSMGHISSKSSDKLNLVTKTKTDPAKTLGTPLCPRMEDVPLLEPLICKKIAHERLTVLIFLEDCIVTACQEGFICTWARPGKVIQ
- the WDR20 gene encoding WD repeat-containing protein 20 isoform X1, which gives rise to MLLSKMAAEGGGKEMNEIKTQFTTREGLYKLLSHSEYSRPNRVPFNSQGSNPVRVSFVNVNDQSGNGDRLCFNVGRELYFYIYKGVRKAADLSKPIDKRIYKGTQPTCHDFNHLTATAESVSLLVGFSAGQVQLIDPIKKETSKLFNEERLIDKSRVTCVKWVPGSESLFLVAHSSGNMYLYNVEHTCGTTAPHYQLLKQGESFAVHTCKSKSTRNPLLKWTVGEGALNEFAFSPDGKFLACVSQDGFLRVFNFDSVELHGTMKSYFGGLLCVCWSPDGKYIVTGGEDDLVTVWSFVDCRVIARGHGHKSWVSVVAFDPYTTSVEESDPMEFSGSDEDFQDLHFGRDRANSTQSRLSKRNSTDSRPVSVTYRFGSVGQDTQLCLWDLTEDILFPHQPLSRARTHTNVMNATSPPAGSGGTNPGSNGNSITTPGNSVPPPLPRSNSLPHSAVSNAGSKSSVMDGAIASGVSKFATLSLHDRKERHHEKDHKRNHSMGHISSKSSDKLNLVTKTKTDPAKTLGTPLCPRMEDVPLLEPLICKKIAHERLTVLIFLEDCIVTACQEGFICTWARPGKVSLGGLMLSYCAEQMATMKAVNLPYFKVRS
- the WDR20 gene encoding WD repeat-containing protein 20 isoform X9 — encoded protein: MRCGCFTYVSGQVSLQLSLQYSHIQAADLSKPIDKRIYKGTQPTCHDFNHLTATAESVSLLVGFSAGQVQLIDPIKKETSKLFNEERLIDKSRVTCVKWVPGSESLFLVAHSSGNMYLYNVEHTCGTTAPHYQLLKQGESFAVHTCKSKSTRNPLLKWTVGEGALNEFAFSPDGKFLACVSQDGFLRVFNFDSVELHGTMKSYFGGLLCVCWSPDGKYIVTGGEDDLVTVWSFVDCRVIARGHGHKSWVSVVAFDPYTTSVEESDPMEFSGSDEDFQDLHFGRDRANSTQSRLSKRNSTDSRPVSVTYRFGSVGQDTQLCLWDLTEDILFPHQPLSRARTHTNVMNATSPPAGSGGTNPGSNGNSITTPGNSVPPPLPRSNSLPHSAVSNAGSKSSVMDGAIASGVSKFATLSLHDRKERHHEKDHKRNHSMGHISSKSSDKLNLVTKTKTDPAKTLGTPLCPRMEDVPLLEPLICKKIAHERLTVLIFLEDCIVTACQEGFICTWARPGKVSLGGLMLSYCAEQMATMKAVNLPYFKVRS